Part of the Octopus sinensis linkage group LG10, ASM634580v1, whole genome shotgun sequence genome is shown below.
GCTATTTTCAGTTCATGTCATTGTTGGGTATGCAACTATATTAGTTAGGCATCACTCTTGAGGGTGAAAGCGGCGTATATTTTTCGGCTACAAATTGATTGAGGAATGATGTTTGCGGTGTTTGTGTTCGGGAATATTATTTCGTAGTGGGATCATTATTTTTAATGGagaaataacataaaaacaatataacTTTTGAAAGTTGAGGTTTTTTATGGTATTCTGAGCGTGTAGTAACAGATCCGTTAGGTGTAGGAAAAACTTGACTATACTTGTGATTTGTGTGCGGTGAAATGATTAAATCAAATTCATTTcatgaatattattttgtttcgtGAAATAATTTGCAGCATTCTTGTTTGAAATGACGTCTAACGGTTTTCGTTGATAAAAATGTAATACAAATTATTAAACCGACATAAGAATTTAATGTGACGCATATAGTGATTGCGTCATGCATATAGGCATAGGCAAATATTGGTATAAAAACCCAAGTGAAACCCATAATAAGGCTTAGtttaaaataaatcataaatcCTGTTTTCTTACGTAGTCCAAGATATTTTGATGAGCTTTTTCTAGCTAAATAAAGACATATGACGGTAATGAAAAACATCAACGTATTAATTGATAAAATTGTTGTTATAGGAAATGCAAAAAACCACTTGAAACTCACGTTcccaaaataacaaagaaaatgtccATGCGTAAGTTTAGGAGAAATGTTCAGCGAAAATAGCAGTGCCACTATCACAATTGCAAGTGGAGTTATCCAAGCATATAaagaatagaagataaacctcTTCCCTTGTTTTCCTGCAACTGGAAATTTTATAATTCCTGAGAACGTGTACAAGGCATCAAATGATATGACATTCATCCAGAGGACCGGTGTTAGTATTAAATAATGCAACAATGGGTGTAATACAAAACACGGTATTCGAATTTTAGTAAACCTGACGATCAAGAAAAAAAATTCGATTACAAACATGGAGAACAACAGTCCCATGATTAGTTTACCTGGTAATGTACGGAGTTCTGGTATACAGAGATAGACTGTAATAGTTATGAATATTGCTACAACGGAGGACAATAATCCGATATACATCAGAGAAAATAAAACCCCTATCTGCCCTCTTGTCTCATGATCATTTACACAGATACTTATGCCTTGAGGATCTCGACTGAACTCTGACTGGTTTAGCCATGTCTGGGAAGAATTCAGATATAGAAACCCATCACTAGTAATGTGATATTCCGATTCCTCAAGTCTTTTGGTTGTACAATTTAACACGAAATTAAATTCAACTTGTCGGCATTCATTCTTTAGTTCATCATAAACAAATCCATGCGAACAAGGGGACAATTTTTTAATATAGTTTTTTTCAGTAGATGCATATAATACTTCAACAgtgttattattgtaattaaatattgtttcgAAAGTATACACTTCTATTTCATATGTCATTTCTCTAGAGACAGTTATGTTACATTCTGTATCATTAATATCAACACTGTTACAGATGGCGCAGTGAATATTTCTGAAATTAGTTCCATTTGATGTTACCATAGACATTGGTTCAAACATACAAGAAGACACTAAAGTTGCATTGGTAAGTTTTATAGGACAGCTTGAAACATAATCTGTACAGGGATATTGGTAATCTTTAAAGTTAAATGGAGCTTCAATCGATACATTACAATGATTATTTCTCAACATTTGAGAGAAGAGTGATAAATCTATATTCATCCTATGTTTACATTTGTAGTGAACTGTCCACAATAGGTATTCTTCTCCATTACACAGAGCACAGAACAAATTCCTGTAaagtcttttagttttttttcccaAAGCAGGTATGTTGTATAATCGGTCATTCTCGTCTGGTGTTTCACAGAAAGTAACGTGCTCTGTAACTGAATGGTCGTTTGGACAGCGGTCAAACAAAAAGTAACTGTCTGATTTATTATCGTTAATTTCTCTGCAGCTATAATCTGTTGACATTGTTCCATGTTCAAGTATCGTTTCGCTGATCACGTCTGAACAACATTCTTTATATAGATTACAATACTGATGACAAGAACATCTTGCAAACGTTCAGCATCACAAGTTGAAGGAGAACATTCGAGATTTTCTACCAAACAATATGACTGTTTAATGATTTCGTTCGCAAAAGCAACAGAAAAAATCTGAAAGAGATTCCCGAAGTGGTGTACCATGTTGAATATTAATGTTGAATTCTCAAGTAGCCATCTGTATTTCCGAATAATTTACACAacgaataaacattatatttgattTAATGTCAAGCTGTATTGAGACTATTTCTTCTTGAAATAGTAACAAGATAGTCCATTGAATGAATCGTTTAATAACTGTTGCatctgtaaaagataaaaaacaacaaaagcaaaaaataaacgaACACCGTATTAAGATGATGTTTAACAAAATTTACAAAGGAAGCAGTATAATAAGGAAGAAAACTTGATATCAACTAACATTATAACGGAATTTCGTAAATGTACATACTAGGCAAGAACGCAAAAaacgttttatatattttaaacaaaattcgtaaggtaaaatttgaaattaaatcattTCGTAATGGTACAAATGACGTAAGTAGTAAATGTGGAAAATATTGAATGATTATGGTGACTCTAAATGGGATTTGTTTTTCGATTCTGTGGCTTCATCTCCGTGTtagaatatttgttgtttatatctTTTGAATTCTCAGGCACGTCTCATATAACTTTACAGCATAACGGGAGAAAACTCGCCGTTACAAGTCCAGGACCCAAATGTTTGAATTTCCAATGGACGTTCTCATATCATAACTAATAACGAGTTGAGAATTTGGAAAACAAATACACGTCACTGAGAGTAGAATTTATAACCATAgatccttaaatatatataagaacgcTTGTCACAAAATTGTTCATCCTGAAAACGACAGCCTCAGAAGGAGCAATTTCTGGAATATAAGGGAAGTGCGACAGCAACAATAGCGATACCCTGGTCATCTTTTCCACGTCGTTAGTAAGCAGCATGCTGATTATTGTGCAACCTGTGAATACACTTTAAGCCCATTTTGAGTATGACGAGATCATTACGAATAATAATtctgcacacacagagacactacatatatatatatatatatatatatatatatatatatatatatatatatatatatatatatatatatatatatatgtacatatatatatatatatatatatacatatatatatatatatacatatatatatacacacatgtggaggcgcaatgacccattagttagggcagcggacttgcggtcgcaggatcgcggtttcgattcgcagaccgggcattgtgagtgtttattgagcgaaaacacctaaaagctctacgacgctccggcagggagtggtgatccctgcgtactctttcaacactctttctcccactctttcttctgttggcctgctcgtttagccattggggtggcgtcattcgaaggctaaaacaattctaacgcattgtgaccagcgatgtgtaacaacatctgatggtctggtcggtcacgtgatcacgtgatatacacacatatatacggatatatatacgtataattatgTATAGAGATTTGTTACGACGTCAATAAATTTACATCTATATGACTAAAAATCACATCGTTTTCATGCTAAAGTAATACGTAGAGGTTGTAAGTGTAGTGTGGATGATATACACGATTTCGCCTGACCACCACTAGCATAGCCGGAGTGTTTACATCATTGTTAACAGTTAgaaaaagcagaaacaaaaaaaaaagcaagaagcaACACACTTTTGCACATTCTTATCAGTGGAATCTTTGCCAAGTTGAATTAATTACCATAGCTTCAGATGAAGTTGTTCGCGTGTAAATAAGGCTCCATTGTTAAACAACAAATCTTACTCTGTTCAAGCAACTgaaacacaatacatatattcattttcgCACGCGCTCACGCATACCcgtaaccatatacacacacatatgtacatatatatatatatatatatacatataggcgtgtgtatgataaaatacattcataaatacacagatgtggatatagatatgtgtgtgtgcgtgtgtgtatttgttcgtgTATGTTCattcacgcatgtgtg
Proteins encoded:
- the LOC118765235 gene encoding probable G-protein coupled receptor Mth-like 12 yields the protein MSTDYSCREINDNKSDSYFLFDRCPNDHSVTEHVTFCETPDENDRLYNIPALGKKTKRLYRNLFCALCNGEEYLLWTVHYKCKHRMNIDLSLFSQMLRNNHCNVSIEAPFNFKDYQYPCTDYVSSCPIKLTNATLVSSCMFEPMSMVTSNGTNFRNIHCAICNSVDINDTECNITVSREMTYEIEVYTFETIFNYNNNTVEVLYASTEKNYIKKLSPCSHGFVYDELKNECRQVEFNFVLNCTTKRLEESEYHITSDGFLYLNSSQTWLNQSEFSRDPQGISICVNDHETRGQIGVLFSLMYIGLLSSVVAIFITITVYLCIPELRTLPGKLIMGLLFSMFVIEFFFLIVRFTKIRIPCFVLHPLLHYLILTPVLWMNVISFDALYTFSGIIKFPVAGKQGKRFIFYSLYAWITPLAIVIVALLFSLNISPKLTHGHFLCYFGNVSFKWFFAFPITTILSINTLMFFITVICLYLARKSSSKYLGLRKKTGFMIYFKLSLIMGFTWVFIPIFAYAYMHDAITICVTLNSYVGLIICITFLSTKTVRRHFKQECCKLFHETK